GGAAACAAAGAACAGCAAGAATAGCAGTTCAATTCTACAATGTAGTAAGACGCTCATCAGTTTCCAAacacaggtgtttgtgtgtgtgtgtgtgtgtgtgtgtgtgtgtgtgtgtgtgtgtgtgtgtgtgtgtgtgtgtgtgtgtcggaaAGGTAACTGATGTGCTGCTTAACGTTTAGTTTGTTTGGCtctgaatgtgaatgaaatATTTAACGATAATTCTTATTCTCTCAAGGCACGGCATACTGAAGGTATGCGGGTCAAAGGAAATTAGGTGAGCCGACTAAACTCTTTGGAGTTTGTGACGATGGCTTTGAGCTGCGCCCAGTGCATAGATTCAGGCCACGGCACAGCCCGGTCAGATCCACACTGTGAAGCTCTGCCtcagtttctgtgtctgctgcagggttagaggagggagaacagaggagcCCAGAGCAGGCTGGAGGAGTCGTCAGGCAGGATTTAAAACTATCGCCTTCGATCACATTCTTAAACTCAAAGGAGCTTCGGGAAGGAAGACACAGAAGCTGGTTCAGGACGTGGAGGTCTGGACAAGTTTAGAAACAGGACTCCAACCAAACAACAGCTGCGGGTGAAACTTCACCTTCCCATCAACGGTTTCCAGCGAGTGTCAGATTCAAACAAACCTTTAGAAAGGCTGCTGGGTCTTTAACTCAGAGTAAACTAGTCCCTCTGCTGAGATGGCATCCCCGAGCCCGACTGTCCGAAGCGGCTGTTTGCAGACCAGCACCGGTGTCAGGTGGAAGGTGACGTTTCCTCTGCGCCACACTGTAACAGGCTGTGCTGGGTTCAGGGACAGCTTCTCTCGGGGCTCAGAGTGTGAGCTGTGGAACTCTAGTGGAGCTTTGAGCTCCACTTTGCTGACGTCAACAGTCTGGAGGCCACACGACTGACTGCTGGCCACTCGCGCTCCAGCCATCACAGCTGCCGCCTGGTTCCCCCAGTACCCATCCACCGTGACCAGTATGTGGTAGGCCAGTGTGTGGAAGTGAATGCGAGTCAGGTCCGCTTCTGATGAGGGGTCGCTGCGGCCATGCTGCTCCAGGATCCACAGGAGGATGTCGCTGACCCGGCCCGTGTCTGGGATGCCTTTCCATGAGGCCAAGTCTGCATGAGGCCCATCGCCagcctgagagaggaagagcagctccTGCTCGTTCAGCCCGATGGAGCTGACAATGGGCATAACCTGCTaacaggaaagaaagacaggaaaaaaaaaatgtaattaaatacaCAGAACTCTTCAGGGATTTGTGGGTTTTGAGCACACTCATCTTTTCACTGTAAAAGACTTTGTGAAGTTCACTACATTAAACACTCTCTTAGACACAATCTGCTCTCAGCATGTACCTCGTGCATGATGCTGTTCATGTAGTCTTTGTCGGTCATGCTTGCCAGCTCCAGGTGGATGGGAATGTCTTTAGGAATGTCGGATATGGCAGACACAGCCTGCAGCAAGAAAGAACGTATAAGATATTAGATATACGACCCCAAAATGTACATAGTTTGAGGCACTGCCACGTGATCATGCATACATACTGCAAATAATGATAAAACATGTTTATGATGAAGAACAGCCGTTTTTTAACTGAAGAATCAGCTGTTATAAAGTACTTGTCGATTAAAGCAAACAGGTGACCTCTTTCAGGCGCTCCTCCCACAGCTCCCTGCCCTGACCCTCCATCATGTGGAGCCCCGACAGGACGACCAGGTCAGGCTGAAATTCATCCAGACTCGCCACGAACGTCTCCAGCGAGCTCATCTCCCCGTTCGACACATCGTGAGAGAAGATGAAGCGGTTGGCTTGAGGCGCCTGGGTGGAACCCCACTGTTCACCTGGAGGCAGGAGGAGCCCAAACACAAACGGTCGTGTTACACACTGAAGGGATCGTGTGGCACTGTGAGCTgtggcttcttcttctcttcacctGCTTTATACTCCAGGATGAGGTGGAATTCGtccatctgctgcagagacTCAGGGGGGACGACTATCTGCTCGTCCAGCATCTCGTGAAGTTTAGGACCAACTGGCCCACATAACAAGACCTGCAGgataaaaaatgtattaacaGTCAAACACGAGCGCCTCATCCTGAATAATTCTCTTCAAAAACAGGCTGTGGAGTGGTAGAATAATTGCATTTTTCTTTACTGTATATCACTGGATTTATGACAATAAATGACAGAGTTATAACTGAGAGCCAGAGATTTTCAATTACACGACAATACTGTGTTTAGAGGgctgaaaaaacacatcataaaaaATGCACTGAAACGTCAAGAATATGTTTCTCatgattattatttctttaCTCCCGTTTTCTATAGATTTCTATGCATTAACTTTAAGTGTTGAATAAGTTTGAGTGACCAGCTTAAAactttaatgtttatttaaatgatCCATGTCATTCATGTAGGGTAAGTAAGGAGTtttaaacagaaatattaaCACGCGCCCGTACCATCAGATCAGGGTATGTGGCGAGTTTCTGGCCAATGAGGGCAGCATTCCCTCCCACGTAAAGCTGGAAGAAGACGAAATCAAGTTTACCAGAAGGAAGATCATTTAGGACGTGACTAAATACGACAAGAAGCAGGCGTCCTCAGAGAGAGTTTGGGGAGGAAGGCGGCCTTGCCTTCGCACCGGGGTACTCCGCTGCTGCACGAGCAATCCTGTGAAAGGCCTCCTTGTCGCTGAAGAAGCGCTCGGCGGCTGCTCCGCGCTCCATGTAATGGATGAAGGCTTCCTTCAAGTCCTCTTTGGAGTGCAGCACTTCGTGATTCAGGCCGGCGCCAGGATCCACAGCCAGCGCCTGCAGCAGCCCCACTCCTGAGACGACCACGTCGACGCAGGCGTTCACCCTGAACCAGAGAGCAGATCAAGACAGTGATGGAGACTAATTCAGACTTTAATTACAATTAATCCTGAGGATGTGTTAACTTCTTATTGGAGATATCAGCAGCAGTTAAATGCCTTGAGCTTATCTGGTGTCAGTATATAtcagtttttttaaatacttatCCATAATCAGCGTATACAGTAGGTTTTCACGTACAAGGGATTTGCCTCAGTACACTGGTGCATATCAATAAAGCAAGTTTTGcaagttaaataaataaatatgccaATATTTTATAAAAACAATATGTTCACTGTGACTGTTATTTAAATGGAGGAGCTGTATAATGTTGTGCAGAAAGGTGCAAAAGTTCATAGAATTAAGTTTACAGAACATTTGCAATGTGTGAGATAGAGTCCAAAAGCTGCATGTTAATGTAACACAGTGATTCAGGAGTGCAGACTTTATGTTAATGTGACGTGGACAGGGTTGGGTGGGGTCCCAGCCTTATTGATGAGGCCAGCTGCAGACGAGGacaaactgttcttgtggcatgaGAACAGTCAAAGGACAATAAAGACGTCCAAATAGCCTTTCCACTGTGACTTTAAAAATGAGCATAAACCATTAACCAAACTAGTTTTTCCCCTTTAACTTCTTGCCTTGGTAGAAACAACCTGTCCATCCCTCTGGTAGGCCGTCCTTCAGGTTCAGCCAATCATCACCTTCCACCCTTGTAAAacttctaagtgctttacaaaCACTAATCCAGTGTGTCGTTTTTCTAAAGCAGCCTAAAGGCTAAAGGCTAGGACAGAAGGTAACTTAATTCACTGTGACACGACCATCTTGGATGCAGATATCTGAGCTGGGACGGACACATTCCGTCTCAGCAGCAGATCTGAACAACCTCTCGACAAGTCAGTGGACGGCGGAGCAACTGCAGGAGCACAGACGCACTGATAAATATCAACTCCAGGTGACAGAAGGACATGCATCGATTCCTCACAGCCACAGTGAGGAATCGATGTTCAACTCACCCGACGGCCACTTTGCCCCACTGGCGGCTCGGCAGAGTTATCAGCGTCTCCCAGGCGGCGGCGATCACCTGCTCCAGGCTGTTCTGGCTGTTCTCGCTCTGAGATGACAACTGAAAGTTTGGCAAGCTGATATACTGCAGGATCTGCTCTGGCAGCTCTGGGCTGCCATGGTAGAAATAGCCAACAGCTAACGCCAGCAGGGCCGCTGCTGAAGCCTTCCTCCACATGATGCTCccacacactcctgcagcaAAGGAAATCAGTCAGTTCTGCCTCTCATGTCGACCATCGGCATCCGAAAGTGATCGACTGATTGACTTATGATTAAAGctgcatgctgatgttcagtgGTCACCATATGTTCCTGTTGAGTCTTTAATAAGAGCTCACTTGGAATAATTAACTTGGACAATGGAAATGTGTAGAATAATAACATGATCACTTTATTATCAGATGATTTGGCTGAAAATTGATTTTCTGTATTAGAGCTGAACACAATGAGCTGATAATCAATcgaaagaaaatgaatcagcaactattttgacaAAGTATCTTTTAAGCAaaatgatgaatatttcatggtTCCAGGTGctcacatgtgaaaatgtgccACTTTCTTCTCTTCATATCACAGTTGACAGATTAATTGATCATGAAACTAATGATTAGTTGCAGCCTAAGTTTGAATCAGAAGTGTTAAGCCGCCCAGATCCTGATGCAAACAGGACATTTACTGTCTTGATTTGCCAACACGGTGTCCTTGGGAGACATCAGAAGACATGTTTTTGTCCcccaaaatattgaatttaCTATGTCAGAGCAAGAAAATCAGCCCAAACTCCTACATTTGAGAACCTGGAGCCATCAAATATTTGCCATCCtggcttgaaaaatgacttaaatgatccATCAATTATTAAATGAAATGGATGTTTTCCTTCAAACAACTTACTGAATAATACATCTTAATGCTTTCACTTAATAACAGCTGTTAGAGCTCTATGTGATATGTGCACATATCACACTGTGAAGTGATCTGATAGTGTAAATAATCCTcccaaatgaatgaatgaatgaagtggaGAGGATGCATTGGTGATATCTGACTACTGAAGTCCTCTATACTTGTACATGAAGCCTCCTTGCAGATATTTCACCAGGCTTGATGAGCTCGACATTTACACCTGGATGACAGATTTCCTTCGCAGTGCTGGCAAAACCACAAGAAGTGGCATTGCCCTTTAAGATGCAACTATGCTGTGCACTTTATGGTTCAGCACACAGGCGTTAAGTTACTGCTAACGTGGAGGCACATCAtgtgttagctaacatgctagcaaCAGCACACGGGGTGTATGTTTGGCTAGTCTGTCAAAGCTAACCTTAATCTGACAacaagttagcaactagcttcTACCTCGGCTTAGCAAGCAATGGAATTTAGAGGAGAGTCTGGCAGCCAAAGACTTTCTGTATACATCTAATTAGTAGCTTTTGCTAAATCAGAAGTAGCCAAATCTTCACAGTTGTTAGCGGCACGTACCGATAATGTGAAGGCTTCAAGTTTGAG
This sequence is a window from Chaetodon trifascialis isolate fChaTrf1 chromosome 10, fChaTrf1.hap1, whole genome shotgun sequence. Protein-coding genes within it:
- the adpgk gene encoding ADP-dependent glucokinase isoform X1, giving the protein MWRKASAAALLALAVGYFYHGSPELPEQILQYISLPNFQLSSQSENSQNSLEQVIAAAWETLITLPSRQWGKVAVGVNACVDVVVSGVGLLQALAVDPGAGLNHEVLHSKEDLKEAFIHYMERGAAAERFFSDKEAFHRIARAAAEYPGAKLYVGGNAALIGQKLATYPDLMVLLCGPVGPKLHEMLDEQIVVPPESLQQMDEFHLILEYKAGEQWGSTQAPQANRFIFSHDVSNGEMSSLETFVASLDEFQPDLVVLSGLHMMEGQGRELWEERLKEAVSAISDIPKDIPIHLELASMTDKDYMNSIMHEQVMPIVSSIGLNEQELLFLSQAGDGPHADLASWKGIPDTGRVSDILLWILEQHGRSDPSSEADLTRIHFHTLAYHILVTVDGYWGNQAAAVMAGARVASSQSCGLQTVDVSKVELKAPLEFHSSHSEPREKLSLNPAQPVTVWRRGNVTFHLTPVLVCKQPLRTVGLGDAISAEGLVYSELKTQQPF
- the adpgk gene encoding ADP-dependent glucokinase isoform X2, with product MWRKASAAALLALAVGYFYHGSPELPEQILQYISLPNFQLSSQSENSQNSLEQVIAAAWETLITLPSRQWGKVAVGVNACVDVVVSGVGLLQALAVDPGAGLNHEVLHSKEDLKEAFIHYMERGAAAERFFSDKEAFHRIARAAAEYPGAKLYVGGNAALIGQKLATYPDLMVLLCGPVGPKLHEMLDEQIVVPPESLQQMDEFHLILEYKAGEQWGSTQAPQANRFIFSHDVSNGEMSSLETFVASLDEFQPDLVVLSGLHMMEGQGRELWEERLKEAVSAISDIPKDIPIHLELASMTDKDYMNSIMHEVMPIVSSIGLNEQELLFLSQAGDGPHADLASWKGIPDTGRVSDILLWILEQHGRSDPSSEADLTRIHFHTLAYHILVTVDGYWGNQAAAVMAGARVASSQSCGLQTVDVSKVELKAPLEFHSSHSEPREKLSLNPAQPVTVWRRGNVTFHLTPVLVCKQPLRTVGLGDAISAEGLVYSELKTQQPF